The sequence CAATTTCCAAGAAGATGGATTGTTGTACTGCTGTGTTTTGCTGCATTTTTGTTATGCAACATGGATCGTGTGAGTAATTCATCCAACTTTTACTTCGATCCTTTGCTTTCCATTATGATCGTATGGCCCCTCCTAAGATTGGATATTATAATGCCTATTTGGGATGTTTGAATATAGTTTACTTacctttttcaaataaaaataaattaagacatCTAAGCATAGCCGGTTCAGTAGCTTAAACACATGCAAAAATTCATGGCCATTATATTAACTATTGCACATCCTATATTTTCAATGATCACCATCAAAATTTGTTCGTTAAACATGATTATGAGGCTCTAGATACCCTGCCTTCAAGCTTTTTATTATAGATTAAGTCTCTAAAACTCTAAAAGTTCTTAAAATTAGCTGAATAAAAATGAGTTTCCTCCTTCCGTACTTTTTCTATTTATCTGTTTGATGTTATTTGATACAAGACCATGTGTGATCATTTAATACTGTCCTAATTCGGGTTTCACTTTTTGCTTTTAGGTAAACATGAGCATTGCAATTCTTCCAATGTCAAAGGAATTTAACTGGAACAGTGCTACGGTTGGTCTCATCCAGTCATCCTTCTTCTGGGGCTATCTTCTCACTCAggttttcttcattttaacaTTGTCTTGGTCTCTTCTAGTCCATGAACTCTTTCCAGTTTCAGTACTAATATTTGATCAATCTATTGCATGATGGATGTGGTTTTCATGTACTCTTGCCATATCTCAACCTAAGGTTTTATCTATCATTAAGTTCTAAGCTGACCTTAGAACTCTACTTTATGTAGCGATTGAATAGGGACAAACACGTAGGAGAATGAATTTGATTTTTGGTATGCTATTCTCATGTGCTCGATAAACCATTATCTTACTTTCATTTGACATGTTCTTTATGCAGATTGTTGGAGGAATATGGGCAGATAAACTTGGTGGGAAGGTAGTGCTTGGCTTCGGAGTTGTCTGGTGGTCGATTGCAACGGTTTTGACTCCTTTTGCTGCCAGACTTGGACTGCCGTTCTTACTTGTTGTGCGTGCCTTAATGGGTATTGGGGAGGTTAGTCTCTATATGCTTTTTCCCTGTTTCTTCCAAAATCTCAGACAGATGATTTTCCAAACATTGTAAGTGTCTTCATTTTGTGTGTAACCTGAAGCTATTCTTGTTATGGACATTGAAAGACAAACCAATTGTTTCATGCTTAGCTATACTAAACATAGTAGATTTCAGTAGGTACATCTCATAAACTCATGGATCCATTGTGGGGCCTCACCGCACACTCTGATTCTTTTGTACCAGTACTGTAGTTGGTGAGGAGTTGAATCAGTCATCACATGCATAGTCTTTGTTCTGACTGTGTAAGTTCTTGTCAGGGTGTCGCAATGCCTGCCATGAATAATATGCTCTCAAAGTGGATTCCTGTCTCAGAAAGAAGCAGATCTCTTGCTCTAGTGTATAGTGGAATGTATCTTGGTTCTGTTACAGGATTAGCTTTCTCTCCTATTTTGATCCAAAAATTCGGATGGCCATCTGTATTTTATTCCTTTGGTTCCCTTGGAAGCATCTGGTTTGCACTCTGGTTGACCAAGGTGAGTTTGTCTGCTTTTTCTGTATTTCGACTTCTGTTATTTTTTTAGTCTTCCAAATTTTTCACGACTTCTCTTTATTTCCCCACTTTCATTGCTTTCATCAAGTTGGCTTAAGATAAAATGAACCTTTGTGCTGCTAGTTATGAAGTCCTAAAGATGCAACACAGTTATTAGTTTTCAGCTTCTAAGATCATTGCTTAGACCTAAAACTTAGGTGCATAAGTTTCATGTCAATGGCTCAAAAATGTCTGGTTGTTATTTTCTTTCCATGAtttttcatggttgaaacatcACCTCGTGATATAGTTTTAGCTACAGTAATTGTTGGTTCTAGTGAAAAGGGTGACCTCTTGGAGTCCAGTTTTGTATGGTTTAGTTTTTCTATGCCATCATATCTGAGTCCTACCAGTCTAACTCATTTTGTTATACATTGACTATTTTGCTTTCCAGGCATATAGCACTCCGAAAGATGATCCAGAGCTTAGTGAGCAGGAAAAGAGGCTGATCTTGGATGGAAGTGTCTCTAAGGAACCTGTCACTAACATCCCATGGAAACTAATTTTATCAAAGGCACCTGTCTGGGCCCTCATTATCTCACATTTCTGTCATAATTGGGGAACATTTATTCTACTGACATGGATGCCTACATACTATAGTCAGGTATCTGATACATCCTTCTTGGAATAATTTCTTCTCTTGGCATATTCATCACCATGGAAAATGGAGTATGAATAACTTTAAACTTTGTCTTGGTCCAAGTGGGGATTTTAGTAGATTCATGCATTGTTTCCTGGAGGCTAATCCGTTCTGCTCTAATTTCTTTATTCGAGTCCATTTTCTGGCATTGTAATATCAATATTGACATGGCATCATGAAATATAGGGCTTGCTTTCATTCATGAACCTGTTAGATCTTCAGAATCTTTGAGACTCTAGAATTTGTTATTATGATGCTGAGTCTGAAGTAAAAAATTGCAGTTACTCATTCTACAACTTGAATTTGGATATTGGTTTGTTTTTGCATACCTTTAGAAGTGCTTACATTACTAGCTCTAGTGGCTCTTGTCATTATTTTTCTGTATTCTGTGGGTTCAGGTTAAATTACCTGAAATGACTCAATGCTCATCGATTATTAAGAAGATGCTACCATATTTAGAATAAATCTCACTGTACAAGCTATTTACTTTCCAATGCTCTTATTTCTTCAGGTTTTGAAGTTCAACCTCACCGAATCTGGACTATTCTGTGTATTGCCATGGCTGACCATGGCCGTATTTGCAAATTTAGGTGGTTGGATTGCCGATACACTTGTGAGCAAAGGATTCTCTATAACATCAGTTCGTAAGGCAAGCACTTGATAGAACTTCCGTATACAGTGTATAGCATTTTAGTTTAACCATCTAATGATGAGggattatttgtatttattttgttctAATAAATAACAACTCCTTAATAAATTTGCAGATTATGCAATCGATTGGTTTTCTGGGCCCTGCTTTTTTCCTTACGCAATTAAGCCATGTGAAGACTCCTGCGTTTGCAGTGCTGTGCATGGCGTGCAGTCAGGTCGGTGCCATGGATAATGGAATGATATACTTTTgggagattcttgcaagtgtgttgatttaaataataatttgatcTGTTTGCAGGGATCGGATGCCTTCTCTCAATCTGGCCTCTACTCTAATCACCAAGACATTGGACCACGTTATGCTGTAAGTACTTCTACTTGTTATACATGgcataatgaaaaagaaaagctCTTAACTTTCTTATACAAACAAGACATTTCATAGCTTGTTTTCTAAATTTAGATGTTTGAAACTTTTGTATACTTTCCTCTCCCGCAGGGAGTGTTGTTAGGATTATCTAATACTGCTGGTGTGCTAGCTGGCGTCTTTGGTACAGCTGCAACCGGATACATACTACAGAAAGGTATttatgttgtatattttcttttcagCTTGGTGGTCC comes from Solanum pennellii chromosome 1, SPENNV200 and encodes:
- the LOC107007804 gene encoding ascorbate transporter, chloroplastic, translated to MAIGAVVSNRNFGGFIGSGREQYTVHHHGERLGFAALKYVQRNMLYNERCRSRSGLSHSGCIYSSHPQYIGPLDGKSFGSVSPFYVEVVQPNRFSGKSHVINPKRRTKRWECYLSSTGSGNSWIQPRKLDKFGIIDGQKQQAKHAAVNRAQADFKSDGYDITGALGSLMSSEGATEAILVEGVEQAKPWWEQFPRRWIVVLLCFAAFLLCNMDRVNMSIAILPMSKEFNWNSATVGLIQSSFFWGYLLTQIVGGIWADKLGGKVVLGFGVVWWSIATVLTPFAARLGLPFLLVVRALMGIGEGVAMPAMNNMLSKWIPVSERSRSLALVYSGMYLGSVTGLAFSPILIQKFGWPSVFYSFGSLGSIWFALWLTKAYSTPKDDPELSEQEKRLILDGSVSKEPVTNIPWKLILSKAPVWALIISHFCHNWGTFILLTWMPTYYSQVLKFNLTESGLFCVLPWLTMAVFANLGGWIADTLVSKGFSITSVRKIMQSIGFLGPAFFLTQLSHVKTPAFAVLCMACSQGSDAFSQSGLYSNHQDIGPRYAGVLLGLSNTAGVLAGVFGTAATGYILQKGSWDDVFKVAVVLYIIGTLVWNFFSTGERILE